The Pseudomonas sp. R4-35-07 nucleotide sequence ATGACGGCTGCAGCGTTATGCGCGAGGGAACGCTTAACGACTTGGCGGGGGTAAACGCTGGCGCCATCAATGCTGCCGTGAAAGAGGATTTCGAACGCCAGCACCCGGTGCTGGGCGTCAAAAAAAATCACACCAAAGACTTCATGGTCTTGTTGCGCAAGACGCAGTTTTAGGTAAGCCGCCACGGTGTCAGGCGACGTCAGGATAGGCCCGCGGGCGAAAAACCGACGATCCAGAATATGCAGCGCTTCGTCGATCAGCTGGTTTTCTTGGACAATGCGATCAGCCTCGAAATCCGAGGTCTCAATCAGTGTGAGTTGGGGGCTCATGGCGCTACCTCCGAAGGGAATAATCAGGGGTACACGCCCGAGGGGAGTGGTATCCCCAGGGTGGGTATGGAGTTGCAGGCGTTTGCAGGTGATGCAGGTTTACAGCCGATTGTATCGGTGGCGTTGACCGTGCATAGGTGAACCACAACTGTCGCAAGGCAACGGAGAAAAGGCTCTTATGCCCCAGCCGGTTTCGGGATCGAAGTCGGCACTGATGGGCATTAAGCGAACCAGCCCACGATGTATCGCGGCGATGCGTTGTTCGATCTCATCTGGCGAGTGATACAGCGATAACGTGCTGTAGTCCTCGTAAGCCGCACCGAACAGGCAGTCGTCGCAAAGCCAGAAGCATTCCATATTGGTTCTCCTGTGCTGTTTGAAGAAAAGGCGCTCGATCGAGCGCCTTGATGTAAAAAGCGTGGATTGTTCAGGCGGACTGAACAGCACGTGTGGCGACACGGCGGGCCGTGGGGGGAGTGGTTGGAGATTCAGGTTCAATCCTGGGCTCTGTAGGGGTGTCGGTATCCTCAGCTTTGGCATCAGCCGACGTTGGAGAGGGTTCATTGATCGGCGCTGGCTCAGCAGGTGCTGTTGCTTCCTGCCTGGCGGGCGCTTTGTATTCGAACTTGCCATTGACCTTGATCCAGTCGATGAGCAGCAAACGACCTTTCAGACTGGCGCCCGGTTGGCCTTGTTTCGCGCCTTTCTCATAGAGAAATGGGTCGATCCACAGGTCACCAATACGGAACGACAGCAAGACCTTTTTCTCGGCCTTGACGGCGTCCATATAGAGACGAATCAAGCGGTCAGCTTCGCCACCAGCGACTTTGCAATCAAAGCGGGTGTACTCCACTGCATCGGAGGCACCATGCAAGGCTGCGATATCGCAGGCCATGAATGGCTGACCGCGGCGGACCTGTACTTCACGAACACGGTTGAGGTAGCCGATACCGACGGTGTGCAGGTTGAAGTAAGAGGTCGCTTCTTGGGATTGGTTGGCGTAGGCCATGGTGGTTCTCCAGTTTCAAGGGAAAACGGCGACGCACAGCCCCTGGCAGGGAAGTGAGCCCCGTCAGGGTGGGTAAGATGAAGGCGAGCGATGAACGACTCGCCACCGGCAAGCCGATGACCATCAGAATGAAGCTTCTGGGTGAGTAGCTGTGCAGCAGAGGAGAGTCTGCAGTGGTAACCCGCAGGCATGGAGTAGTCGGCATTCATTACCGCTTAAGCGGCAACCGCGCGAGCTTCCGAACGCTGATCGCACTTGGGTAAACCACCACGAACGTGGCGTAGCCTTGAAGGTTTTGGCTACCTGGGCTGTCAACGACAGCGAACCACGCCCTTTGTATAAGCCTGTCACCGGGGAGCGTCAAGACGCTACAACCCGATTTTTTAAGGCCGGAATACGGTGGTAGCCACTGGAGTTAAGAAAATGAAAAAAAAGAAGAGTGGGCCTGGCGGTGTGCCAGGCGAGGAAGAGAAAAACCACCTTTGACGGTCTTACGCAGTCGACAAGCTCCTCGCAAAACTTGGTTGAACTGCGCAATGATTCGCCAACCGACCCTTGTCGTGGCCTGGGTCGGAACATGCTGGCACGCATCCGCGCACAAAGGGTGCCCCTTGTTTCCCCGGTGGGCTCCGGGACTGAATACGATCGCCGAAGCGGATGACCGCTATTGCCGGGTAGAGGCAACAGTGGTCATCCGCCACCACAATCAGGTCGAGCACAAAACGGGAACGAGATCCCGCAGAAGAGGAGGCTCCGAACTCCGGGAGTCCGACCGAGCTACCCGGAGCGTATCGGTCTTGGGTTGCTGTTAGCGATCATCCGAAGGCACTACAGCAGACCGGGAAGGCTGACGTCAAGGCGTAATCGTCCGACGAACACACCTTCTAGATCTCAACGCTAAGCGCAAGGGTTTCCGCGGAGTTTACCCGATAGCGTCCAGATCAGAAGCGCGAGGGGCAGATAGCCCCAGACTGACTGTCCATCCCTGCCTTGGCCATGATTTGCGCGCGCACCCCTGAGCCAGATCGCTGGCTACAACCTGATAGAAACCTCAGCGACTAGCTTTTAACGTTTCAAGCATCGCCTCGGCGGCCAGAGTGTGGACTTTGCGGGTCGGGTGCCATTCATCCCAGTAGTAGTGGGCATCTGGATTTTTACACACGGGCTTGACGGCCGGATAGGTGGCTTGGCACGGGGTATCCAGATCCTTAAAACCCGCAACATCGGGCGCCGCGCGAAGCTTGTCGCTGAAGGCCAGGTGGTCAAAGTAACTAATACTGACATGATGGGTTTTAGCCAGTGTTGTTAGCACGTTTGGCAGTTTTTGTTCGAGTATCTGTTGGTATTCTGTTGCGCTCTTGACTTGATTGCCCTGCACCACAGCCGGCACATGACTCAAATCTGTAGTTCCCACGACCATCATGTGCTTGGCGCCTGCTGCAATCAGCGTCTCGGCGGCCCTCTGTATCTTCGCCACACTGTTCTGGCTTAACACGTCAATCGACTCTGGGTGCGAGAAGTCGGCCCATTCAAAAAAGTCGTTGGCTGAGATGAAAATGAAATAGAGCGAATTTGGATCCGCTTTGTGTGTTTTAGCGGCTTTCAGATGATCGGAGATTTGACCGAAAATCCCAGTGTCGCGATATTGCTCCATCCAGGCATAGTAGTTGCCGTTGCCGCTCTTGGCACCGCCAATCCCGTAGTCAGTCAAGGGGGTTTTCAAGGCGAGAGCCAAGTCCTCGACGGCGGTAGGGCCATTGCTCCAGCGCCCCTTCCAATACAACGCACCGGGTAACTCCTGCGCATCTTTGACCTTCTGCGTGGCCAATTGGCTAGTGAAGGTTTGACCCGCACCATTGTCAGAGTAGCTGTCACCGAAAGCATAGAGATGATCGTAGCTAGGGGCGCCAAAGGCGGTTGATGCAGTTAGTGTCAATAGAGCGGCTAAGCGAGCGCGTCGAGTCATTGAAAGTCTCCCTGGTTATCGCCTCAGACTACCGGCGGCGACATTCTTTCCTTGCCACGGTTGCGACGTATGTTTAGCCATGTGCGCAAAGACTGTCCTGTTCGCGACTGGTGTTGGCGGGTAGCGACAAGGCTGTCTATCGGCTCAAAGAAGATTCTGCTCACCTGAAAGCGTTTAATGAACTGGAGCAGATATGGGTTTCGACCGGCAATTCGCGTGATCAGTAAAGTGCGTTATGTACGACGCGTGCTTTTGCTGGTTGGCATTGTGCCCTTGCAGTCCGGATAGTCTGAGCATGACCAGAACGGCCCTGTTTTCCCTTTTCGCTTACACATGGAGGCGTTGCATATGGGGCAGGTTGGACCGGCTTCAACAGGCAACGCTAACGTAAGGGAGCTGCAATTTGCGATCAACTGTGCAATCCAACTCGCCTGCTTGGCGACGAACGCATCGAGGCTTAGACGTCCCGCCTCGATTTCATCCAGAGCCTGCTCCCAGATCGCGGTCATACCTGGATCCGTAACTGCAACGGGTACCGCCTCTATTAAGGTATGGGCCGCGGCGGAGGCCATTAAGGTGCGTTTTTTCTTGAGCAAATATCCGCGATCAATCAACCCTTTGATAATCCCGGCGCGTGTAGCTTCAGTACCGATACCGGTGGTGTCCCGAAGTTTCTGTTTCAGGCGTGGGTCGCTGACCAGTTTGGCCACGTTTTTCATCGCTTTGATCAGATCGCCCTCGGTGAGAGGGTTGGGAGCGGCAGTGCGCATGGACTTGAGTTCGACATCGTCCACGGCGCACTGAGTCCCCTGCTGCAAGCCGGGTAAAACTTGGGATTTATGCGTCGGCTCATTATCCTTGGGAGAGTCGGAGAGTATGCCTTTCCATCCCTGAACCAGTATCTGTTTGCCGACAGCGGTCAGCTGTTCTTCGCCACATTCCAGTTCGACTTGGGTTCGATCAAACTCATGATGCGGAAGAAACTGCGCAAGGTAGTGGCCACGGATAAGTTCGTAAACGTGGCGCTCGTGTTCCGACATTCGCGCAAGATTTGCCGGTTCGGTGGTAGGGATTATGGCGTGGTGAGCCGTGACCTTGGCATCGTTCCACGCTCGTGAGTGCAAGGATTGGTCTAGGTTTCCGAGCGCAGACTTTAGTGCGGGATCGGTTTGGCGCAGGGCATCGAATACTGTGCATACCTCGTTGAACATACTCTCTGGCAGATAGCGACAATCGCTGCGCGGATAGCTAGTGGCTTTATGGGTTTCATACAGGGATTGAGCGATGTTCAGGGTTTCCTGAGCGCCGAGTCCCAGTTTGCGTGAGCAGGCTTCTTGCAGAGTACTCAGGTCGAAGGGCAGGGGCGGCGCTTCCCGGAAATGCTCAGTTCGAAGAGAGAGTACTGTCGCGGTCTTGGTACCCGAAATTGCTTCGACGGTCTCACGGGCAAGCGCCTGTTGCAGGCAACGACCAGCATCATCTCGCGCGGAGTGGTGTGGTAGCCACGACGCGATGAATGGTTGCCCTTTTGAGGAAAGGTGCACATCCACTTCCCAGTAAGAAATTGAAACGAAGCTGGCAATCGCACGATCACGATCAACCACCAAACGTAACGTGGGTGTCTGGACACGTCCAACCGACAAGACACCGTCGTAACCCGCCCGCCGACCAAGAAGGGTAAACAAACGACTGAGGTTCATGCCGATCAGCCAGTCGGCACGGCTGCGGGCGAGGGCCGAGTGATAGAGCGGGAAGGTCTCCTGACCCGACTTCAGCGAGGTCAGCGCTTTGCGAATCGACGCCTCATTGAGTGCGGACAGCCAGAGGCGCTGAACAGGGCCTCGATATTGGCAGAGCTCCAGCAACTCGCGTGCAATCATCTCACCTTCGCGGTCGGCGTCGGTTGCGATGACAATGGTGGTAGCTTCGCTGAGCAGGCGTTTTATGATTTTGAACTGCGCGGCAGTCTTGGGTTTGACCTCCACTTGCCACTGCGCCGGAATGATCGGTAGATGATCCAACGACCAATTCTTGTACTGAGTGCCGTAGGCTTCAGGCGGGGCCGTCTCCAGTAGGTGGCCGATACACCATGTGACAGTTGTCTCGGGGCCGATCAGGCAACCATCACCGCGCCGAGTGGCTCCGATAACCTTGGCGATGTCACGACCCTGGGAAGGTTTCTCGCAGAGGAAGAGGCGCATATATCTACTCCGGATTGAGTTCGGAGCAGCGTTGTTCGAAGTAGCAGGGGCGAGATATGAGAAACCTGAATGGCAGGTTCCTCATATTAGTCGGTGAGGGCGGCCTTGAATGAGCTGAAGCTGCTACCTTATTGGAGCGTTCGTAGCTGGGTGGGGGGCTTCATGAGCCGCGAGCAATGGCAGGCCTGGAACTTCGCGCAAAGGCGCAATTTTTATGCCTGAAGTCGTCAGGCCTTAGGTGATTGCCCTCTGTGTTTCTTGGGTTTCGACGTCGGCGAGCTGGCCTGCTCAGCATTTTGAGCGGCCGTCGGTTCACTGGAGCGTTCCCGCA carries:
- a CDS encoding STY4534 family ICE replication protein, giving the protein MAYANQSQEATSYFNLHTVGIGYLNRVREVQVRRGQPFMACDIAALHGASDAVEYTRFDCKVAGGEADRLIRLYMDAVKAEKKVLLSFRIGDLWIDPFLYEKGAKQGQPGASLKGRLLLIDWIKVNGKFEYKAPARQEATAPAEPAPINEPSPTSADAKAEDTDTPTEPRIEPESPTTPPTARRVATRAVQSA
- a CDS encoding SGNH/GDSL hydrolase family protein — encoded protein: MTRRARLAALLTLTASTAFGAPSYDHLYAFGDSYSDNGAGQTFTSQLATQKVKDAQELPGALYWKGRWSNGPTAVEDLALALKTPLTDYGIGGAKSGNGNYYAWMEQYRDTGIFGQISDHLKAAKTHKADPNSLYFIFISANDFFEWADFSHPESIDVLSQNSVAKIQRAAETLIAAGAKHMMVVGTTDLSHVPAVVQGNQVKSATEYQQILEQKLPNVLTTLAKTHHVSISYFDHLAFSDKLRAAPDVAGFKDLDTPCQATYPAVKPVCKNPDAHYYWDEWHPTRKVHTLAAEAMLETLKASR
- the radC gene encoding DNA repair protein RadC → MSPQLTLIETSDFEADRIVQENQLIDEALHILDRRFFARGPILTSPDTVAAYLKLRLAQQDHEVFGVIFFDAQHRVLAFEILFHGSIDGASVYPRQVVKRSLAHNAAAVIFVHNHPSGCTEPSQADRVLTARLKEALALIDVCVLDHFIVGEGRPLSLAEYGWI
- a CDS encoding DNA topoisomerase III produces the protein MRLFLCEKPSQGRDIAKVIGATRRGDGCLIGPETTVTWCIGHLLETAPPEAYGTQYKNWSLDHLPIIPAQWQVEVKPKTAAQFKIIKRLLSEATTIVIATDADREGEMIARELLELCQYRGPVQRLWLSALNEASIRKALTSLKSGQETFPLYHSALARSRADWLIGMNLSRLFTLLGRRAGYDGVLSVGRVQTPTLRLVVDRDRAIASFVSISYWEVDVHLSSKGQPFIASWLPHHSARDDAGRCLQQALARETVEAISGTKTATVLSLRTEHFREAPPLPFDLSTLQEACSRKLGLGAQETLNIAQSLYETHKATSYPRSDCRYLPESMFNEVCTVFDALRQTDPALKSALGNLDQSLHSRAWNDAKVTAHHAIIPTTEPANLARMSEHERHVYELIRGHYLAQFLPHHEFDRTQVELECGEEQLTAVGKQILVQGWKGILSDSPKDNEPTHKSQVLPGLQQGTQCAVDDVELKSMRTAAPNPLTEGDLIKAMKNVAKLVSDPRLKQKLRDTTGIGTEATRAGIIKGLIDRGYLLKKKRTLMASAAAHTLIEAVPVAVTDPGMTAIWEQALDEIEAGRLSLDAFVAKQASWIAQLIANCSSLTLALPVEAGPTCPICNASMCKRKGKTGPFWSCSDYPDCKGTMPTSKSTRRT